TGTTGGGTCGTGCTGGACAGTTTGATGAAGCCTTAAATCTTATGACTGAGATGCCTATGCAACCAGATACTCACATTTGGGGCTCGTTGCTCAATTCATGTATAGTTCATGCCCAGTTAAATCTTGGGAAGAACTGTGCTGAGAAGTTACTAAAATTAGAGCCAAAAAGAGCCGACATTTATGTTTTAGTATCCAATTTTTTTGCTAGATGTGGGGACTGGGATTCTGTTAGACAATTGAGGCAAAAGATGAAGGAGTTAGGCTTGGAAAAAGAAATTGGCTGCAGTCGGATTGAAATAGGAGGAAAAAGCTACAACTTTACTGTTGGCAATATGCTTTCCAAGCCATAAGAGCTATAGTGAGGATAGATGTGACCAAAGGGAACGAGTTGAGTTGATTAGTACCTGAGATGGTTTGGTGCTTCAGCAATGAACAGAGAGTGTAAAGGATAAATTGATGAAGTTCAGCACGAAATTCTTTAGAATCACTTGACTCACGTTCTTCTTGTTGATGACTCAAAAAATTCCTCAAGGAAAGCGGTTCACAAATTACCGCAATGTGCTTTAAGTTAGTGCCCACAACGATTGTTAGGGAGATTAATCCAAGGATTGGAATAAGAGGCACTCGCACATTTTTAAGGATGGTTTCTCTGGATACATGGATGAGTCGATTTGACCTGCTTTTGTTAGCTACCCGAATTATTCAGATGTACATATCAGGTGGAATCATTTGGTTTGTTTTTTGAAATTCCTTACTAGAAATCAGTGCTTGATTTCAAGAATGACTCCTTCCATGAAGATATCTAAGTTTTCAAAGAATCATCTGAAGTGCAGTGTGGCAGGAGATGTTCTGAAATTAAGTTCAGCAAAGAATAGATTGATATTCCAAGAGCCAAGAGTTCCATGGTAGTCTTAGTCTTTTCACCCTTCCCTCACGATACTACTTCTCTATTGATCACCCAGGAATATTTACCCTTGCGAGATAGTCCTTGCTGATCTACACAGGATACCATGTTCCCCATGCTACTTGGTCAGAGCGTAAGCTAGTGATGCTTTCGGCTACTACACTTTTGCCATCTAAAGTGACGCATTCAGGTTGCTTTGCCTACCTCCTCCTCTATGCCTTGCGGTAATGATTCCTCTGGCATTACGACCTTTACCACAACAATGCTATCTGCTATCCATAGATCAGATTATTTCGTGGATTGGATTTTACTTAAACTGTTTGTGGTTCCATTGTGTGTGGTCGGAGTAGAAGTTCCGTATAAATGTATAGCCATGCTATTAAGAAAAGTTGTCATTAACCTTGTATACTTTATGTTGTAGAGAGAGGAATCAGTCATTGATTTTAGGTGCTTGTTTTTCACATGCTGGAATCCCCTTGGTGCTTCGCAGGGGATTTCGTTTTGTTCGGTGTAAAGAGAAGCTGGAAGGGTGGAAGTAAATATGGGATTTTGTTTTCATTGTTTATTAAAGATGTTGGAAACTACTTCGTCTCAGCTTTCATTTTTTTCTAGAGCTAGACGTAAATAAGGAAGCATATTACTTTTTACTCTTCTTCGAACCATACGAAACAACCAGAAGTGAATCGTTAATATTTCAGCCAAGTAAAAGGAGAGTTATTTCCAACTATACCTTGTAGACTTATTATAAACATGTAATATATGGAAAGTAAATAATTATGATGATGACTTAAAAAAAAAGTCTTTTGTATTATCATTTAGAGTTAATTATCTCTTATAAAGAATGGATTCATTTTCCCCCCTTCAAAATAGACTTGAATTACCTAAATGTATGAAATTATTTTAACATCTACTTATTAATGGTACAAATTGAGGTAATTAGATTATGAGAATTTCTAATAAAATTATCTTACTTGtcaatgtatgtatattataaaATATTTCTAAACCTTAGCGAATAGCGTGTTATCAGATATATCTAGGGGTGGAAGTTAGTAGGTAATCTAGAGTAATGATGATACGTACAAGGTGATCCATACACAATTGTGACACAAACAAAAAAGAAATCAAATGTATAACTTAATTTTAAATTTAAGCCCTCTTATTATGGTGACTTTAAGCCATCAATTTATTGAGCCGCTCCTGAATAACACCTAAACATCGTTTTGGTTGTCATTTGTCAATTAATATTGATGGTAACCGGTAAACTATTTGAAGTTTTAACATAATTAATATGTTATTTATGAGGTTAAGTTAAATTAAATGTGCAATATTTCTTCGGTCTAAAAAACATTATGCATACTTCCTCAAGTTCATTTTAGTTGTTGTGCTTATTAAAAATAAACTGATCAAGatataattaagttttttttcctACTTTACTCTTAGTATTAGTTGTTCTTGAAAGTAATAAAAATTGATTACTTATCATATAAAACCTAAATATAAAAAGTACATTACCAGAATGTTGTGATTGTTTAGGTTAGCTCAACCTTGTTTTAATAAACATTTAGGTACTGTATACTTATTAAAGATAGTAAATAAAAGCTTAATAGTCATAAATCCTTCTTATTGATATTTTTTTAAGGGACGTGTAAAATAAAAACATGACAACTTGATACGAGCGCATATAATAACCTACTTCCTAGGCGTGTTAATGGTACGGTTCAGGctgttattttataaaatttaaaccgtatcaatttttcggttatttcattttgtagaaccaaaattagacttttctAAATCGTCCCATCATGTCGGTTTCTCTTCGGTATCAGTACGGTTCGGTTAAATTCCGTTTTTTTTTAAAGAACATCATGTTATAGTCACTAATAAAAGTTAAGACACGATATCATCTAATAAAAGTTAAAGACACGATATCATACATACTTGTATAGGACTTTGACAATATTTCTCTAGATATTTTTACAGTTTAAAAGGTGATGAATCAAAAAACATGAAAGGCGACAAGAATAGAGATTGATCGCACTATTTTACGGTAGTGCGAACTAAAGTTAAGCAgaaacaaaaaatatattttagatCGCACAAGGGGAAAAATCAATCAAGATTAGACGCAAGAACTGAGATTACTAAAATTAAGTATCCAATAAGTGAATTTAAAATCATACGAGATGATAGATATTTAATACTTCGTAGCTTTCTATCCAAGATCTTGTGAATACCTTGTAACTTACTAGTTACTACTCGAGATGCTAAACTAATTTAATTCAAAGGAGTAGTATAATAGGTTAGGTGTTAATTATATTGCCGGCTTGCAGTCGTTTTCATCATTCCAAATTGAAGgcaaaaattttaatattttattatatttaaatttaatattttaCACAAATAAACATATTTGGTACTGTTCGGTATTTTTCCGATTTACTTTGATAAAATTAAAAACCTATGTAATTATTCGGTACAATAATAAATTTAGATAAAAATTAtcaattttattaaaaaaaaacctaaaaattGATTCGATTCGTTATTGTTCGTCGGTTTGATGAGTTTTTTTGAAAACTATTGATACCCCTACTAGTACTTCCCCGAAAATTATTAAATTATCTTTCTGCCGCACTGCACGCTTCCCtactatttctaatttatttattatttaaccTGTTTCCTGTAAATATTTTCTGAATCCAAGAAGCAGAACTCAAGTGCCCCTCTTAACTAGAGATGGTTATAGAAACTCCCCTCTCAACTCCCCTTCTATTTTAGTTCAATTCAATTAAGGATTCGTTGTCAGCGTTTTCTTGGAAGTGTCGCCGTCTAACGCATGGAATATATAAAAGGGAATGCCACTCTATAACTTAGCTTTACTCAAATGGATTCTTCAACTGCAAATTCAGTTTCAAATTCCCCCATATCTTCCGTTGCTCAATCTCCTCCACCTCAACAACATCAGGTCACTCTTGCACTTAAGTATTCATTCAATTTCTTTCTTGTTTTTTTATCGGTTAAGTGATATATATAGCCTATAATTTAAGGCTTAACCTAAGCtgctctcttttttctttcccttttgttTGTTTGCAGGAAGTGAAAGTCTCAAGCCCCATTGTTCCTCAAGATTCAAAGGAGGAAGTGGTCAAAGATCCTGTTAGGCAAGTGTATAAATTGGGTTTCTTTGTATAACTGTTATTCCATTGTGATGTTTTTCTGGTTGAAGTGTTTGTTCGACCTTTACTTCGATTTTTAATCTGCAGCATTTTTACTGTGTTTAATTAATGATTTCATGGTCTGAAGGTGCAATTCTATTTTGGCAGCATTTAAGCGTTTTCTTGCTGATAATTTCTTCATATAAGAATGTCTCTGTGGAGAATTCAGAATACATTCGTAAAGAATTATTTAACCTATCAAAATAGGAAATAAAATGTACTCTTTTGTTTTTGTtgtagaaaaataaaatatactcATGGCTGATAGTCATCCGTTCAAATGTTATCTGATTTCCTTTCGCGAGTCTACTTATCGCCTATAAATCATAACGGCAAGTGACTAGATGTTGCTGGAAGTATTAGGAGAAATTACCCCTTTCTATCAAATCCTTCTTTCCTCCATGAAATCAGGGTTCGAATAGATTAATTATAAGGAAAGAATAACAAGAATATTATTGATGTGACAGTTTGGGTTCATCTGGTAGATGTGCTAATAAAGGAAATGTATCGTAACTGATTTCCAATAATGATAGTTATCAATGGAAAGGGTTTGGAAAATTTGATCAATGAAAGCATGCATGGGTTGCTAAGGTAAGAGGGAAAAACAGTCGCACAGGTCTTTGTGAATCATTTGGAGCCCATCAGAAGTTATGTTGATCTTTTTCTGAAGATAGCCTAGAGTGTATCTGGCATCATGTGCCACAGCCAGATTTGAAGAGCAAGAAGCATAATTGATTCTCTTGTAAGGTAGTAATTGAAAAGCAAAATCTGTTGGTTACTCTATTATCTGCTCCCAAGTTAATATCCTGTGTGTAAAGTGAACTCGGAGTTCGAAACTAAGATTTGAGGTGAATCCTCAGTATAGGCTCAATATTTAATGACAGTAATTTAGTACTTTAGCACTCTAACTGAAACATCAACAGTTTCCTATTACGGCATCTATTAAGTGCAAGCTTATCGGAGATTCTCTTGAGTTATCCATTTTAGCTAAATTGGTAAGCGCAGAGATACTTTTTCATTTCTATGAATCAAATAATGAATGAACTATGCATTCTTATTTCAACTAGTCTAGATCTGCAGGGCCTACCGATTTGCTAGTAGTTTAGGGATAAAAAGGTAAAGATATTGGCACATTAATCCTAAGTCCTTCCTCTAGGTTGTGGTCCATTTATGGGTATCTGTCTCACGTTAAATATGTATAGGATATTTGAACTGTTTGTAAGGCCTTAAGGCTCTCTACGACTTGAAAAGTTAGGCTAAAGCTTTCTGAAAATCAACTAATACCTAACAAGGTGTCTTGGCCAGTCGATGAATTCAGGTGTCACATTGGGGGCCTGAACGTGCTTAACTAAAATGTGTAGATTCAAGTGCATGAGGATATTGTGGATTAGGCAGGGCAACTAAAGAAAGACTTTGATAGGAGAAGAGTGTGAAACGCCTCCCAGATGGGATTTTTACAGAGTTGTTGATTGCACTGTTGAGTCTTCTACTAATAATAAACTTAACCTAAACTATTTATGTGGGCAATAACGGAAATCAACACATGGTTTGGACTGCTAGCTAGCGCAGATTGTTACAAAAGTCTGCTTATGAATATAGATTGATACAAACTGTTTTTCTATCTCCTAGTTCATTGTCTTTCCCTGtatctggaaaaaaaattatcttgCTTTCCTTGTCTGTTACTAGAGGTAGTAAACTTTCGTTTGATTGAAATATACCTTGTCAACTATTCAGTATTAATATAATACCATATCACTTCAAAGTTCAAGATCTCAAACCCATCAAAAAACTAGGTGTACCTTTATTATAGAATGTAGACCCCAGTTTTCTCGTAACCACAGTACCCTTCATGTCTATGCCTAATCAGACTAAAATATTTAGTTTAGGAGGTGTATTTAAAAACAACTTCTTACTTCTCCATTTATGTGTAACACATCTAATTTTCATGTTAGGTAATTCCTAGCTGGACATGCCCATTCTTCCAATTTAAAAAAGATAATCCTATCAGATGCTGCTGGCTGTAAGAAAGTGTGCTTTTCATCTTTCATGAGTTAATATCTTCTTGTGGCTGATTTGGTGATAGCTAAGCTCAATTCTAGTAGTTTTTACACTCTTGCAAGATCTGTGCTTTTGTGACCATTGGTCTGAGCATGCTAACACGACCCCTATCAATCTGTGATGTGGGTGACCTAAGGTTTCTAGTTATTTGGACTGGCATCTTGGTGGGGCTAGTGGGAAAGTTTTCTGGGCCATTTATCAATCAAAATTCGCTTGAAGATTCTTATAGCTGCTCCACATGTGCAAACATTAAATGCCTTTCCAAATTTGTTACTTTGTTTTAGTATTATCTGAATTTACTAAAATACTCCTACTTCTCCAATTATTCGCTAGCATGTATATAATGATTTAGGGCTGGGAGAAGGGGTTTCATCTCTTTGTTCATATTGTATTTCTGTTTCCATTGAAAAAACTGTATTACCTTTTCAGCTTCTAAATTTGCTGCAGCACATGAGATAACGTAATATTGAAAGGAAAAGTTTCTTTTTGTGTGCTTTTATCGAGTGTTATTAGTTGTCCGTGATGGTTAATCTTAACTTTATAGTACTGATaagggaaaagaaagaaattaagaCAATAAATCCCACTACAGCACTAATTTAAGTTATTCTGCTTAGGTCTTCTATATATATAATTGTAATCTGAACTCGATGGAGGTCTGAACTCTTTCTATGTTTTCATGCTATGATGTAGTGATCTGGAGAGTCAACAAATTGAGAAGTTCAAGAGGTATGAAGTTGAGGCCAGGAGACATTTAATGTCCAAGTACTTTTCAGACAAGACTATTTTTGGAGGTAAATAGTCCGAGAAAGCACTATAATAAGCTCAATTTTACTGAGTATTAAACGACAGTGGTTGTTttttcttcttgttgttgttataggCGGATATTTAAGATCATTTTGTGTGTCATGGAACTGCATTTACTTGAGGGATACTCCCATGATTATTTATATTCGTTTGTTGGTTTGCCCATCTCCCTTGCCTATCTTAAGTATCATTTAAAGTAAAGTGATATGGAGAGTCTCACTTTAGTTGCAGCGGTCAATTTTAAAGTCCTTGACTCTTCAGATGCATTTGACCTTCAGAAGCAACTATTATAAACTAATTTTAAAAAAGATTGAAGGGCTTTTGAGTTTTAACAAtgtaagacttttttttttttttctttttttcataagATGTAAAGTGAAGTTACTGGGACTCAGACTAGCCAGTGTGCACAATTAACAAGAAAGTGGGGGTAGAAAACTGAAAATAGGCATATTGAAATAACCAGTTATAAGCAGATTAATTGCTAGGTAGTATATTTATTGGAGaaaatcatgctttcacaattAAGTAAAACCAAACGCCTCGCTCTCCCTTAGTTATTAGTGAAGAATCAAACTCTTCTTTTTGTTTAACTAACTCTTAACATATAGCCTCTAGAAATGATTGTTATTGAGAACATGGAAGGATAACCTTTTTTTGATAGGTATGAGTCGTGAATCTGCGAGATCTTTTGAGTTATAAGAGGGTATTGTCACTTTGCATGCACCAGGAAAAGGTTATCAGCATGTTATTTAGTATTGAGGTTGCAAATGTCTTAGCTCAACTACAGttgccattttttttaaaatctgatGTACGCGAATTGAGACAATTGCAGTTGGCATTTATTGGCTATGAACTGTTTCTGTTGAAACCATTTACTAGTTTTTGCTTCCTCAAAGTAGCAGTGTGACAAGTTATTTGACATGATCAACTTCACTGACAACTATTTGCAGGAAACATCTTTGACGTAAAAATGACTATAGATGGAGAGCAAGTAAAAGTAAGCAGGTATATAAGTTTTTACTATATAAAGGATATATACAGCATGTTAATTGAAATGTATCTGTTGTTGCCTCAACATTTCCTTTTTTGCTAGATTTCCTGGATACCAGTCATATGCAGATCCCGCTAATTTTAACGATGATAGCGGTAGCAACTCAGTATCTACAGTGGAAACTCCAACCCCAAGTGCTAATGGGCAGCAGCCTTCCTAAAAAGGCTACCAATCTTAGAATTTGTTTGCTTTGATACCATCCGGTGAATTAGTGGAAATGTCCTGGACTTATATTAAACTAGAGAATAatcccgcgcttcgcgcggttatgaATGTAATTTTGTTTCTATTTTTAAGAGGATAAAATTCAGTATTAATATTTAAGAAGGTTTATCTGTAAATATCAATTGGGTGATTTGATAACGTAAAAAATTCTTATATTCAATGTGTATAACTCAAAATGAAATCTTTCACCACGACTTAAAACAGAACTATTATATCTATTGCAGCCATATAAGATTAAGAACAATGAGATCTTTTTTAATTGACAAATTTTGTAAAAAGCCTACACAACAATGAGATTTTTTTAATTGACAAATTTTGTAAAAAACCTACAACATTATTAATTAATCAGCATTCACATGGACTGTTGAGAGAAGTACACAATCTTAAGCCATGATTGTGAAAACTATTGGAATACTCCATATATAGAAGTATCACAAACTAATATTTCATCGTAGCGATCAATTTATAGTTATATCAAATCGATCGATAAGATCAGTCGGACTAAAGTAAAAATTCCTTTCACATATTTTGATGCCTTTGCTCTTAAACAATTACTGAGGAAGTGtttattcttttcttctttttcttttgctgTTGAAGCGTCAAGATGATTATAATGGGGCAGATCTCTTCATTTTTTCCGATTGTATGTGTGTAAATCTAAGCCGAAAGCTAAAGTAATTCTTTAGAGAGAATTAAGAGGTATTATAAATGTGACACAGCTCTTCAGATTTTTCCCCTTTTACAGGACTTGAAATTTGTCatttttatatatgaaaaatGCTTATCTAGTCCACATATATAGATACTGAAATACTTGAATATTGTTcgataaataaaaattatttcatTGAGTaacaatgaaataaaaatgaccaaaaaaaaatgaaatagataAATAGATTGAGAAGATCATATTACCACAAATAAGTTGTTAATTCTTTGATGATCACCTTCAAATTTGTCATAGAAGGGGTACCTCGATTTTACTATTTGTATTTGTTATTATGTTATTATATAAATAAAGATATCTTGTAATAATTATAATGAAATTAAGAATTTGAATTCTAATTAGataatatttattattaataGAATTTGAAGAATTTGAAATTCTTAGTATAGATCTAAGTATCTATATATCTAAATCTAACTGAGTACGTATAATAAGTGCAAAGAATGTAGAACTATAAAACTAAATAAATGGACTTATTCATCTCCTACCTGAGAAAGATATGTATACCATCCTAGAAATTTTCGTGCTCCCATGCTTGTTTCGTATCCTTCCCCCATAAGTCATTATATAGACCACATCCATCTCACAAATCACAACTCTTCATTTCTATAACTCCTTCCAAATGATTAATgagttttattattattaaaagcTTCCGTCAGTTTATTTCCTAGTGCTCCAAACAGAGCTAATCAATATAATTACTTTCTATAAAAACTTAAATAGAGGAAGATGAAAAGaacaaa
The nucleotide sequence above comes from Lycium barbarum isolate Lr01 chromosome 3, ASM1917538v2, whole genome shotgun sequence. Encoded proteins:
- the LOC132632816 gene encoding uncharacterized protein LOC132632816 isoform X1, translated to MDSSTANSVSNSPISSVAQSPPPQQHQEVKVSSPIVPQDSKEEVVKDPVSWTCPFFQFKKDNPIRCCWLDLESQQIEKFKRYEVEARRHLMSKYFSDKTIFGGNIFDVKMTIDGEQVKVSRFPGYQSYADPANFNDDSGSNSVSTVETPTPSANGQQPS
- the LOC132632816 gene encoding uncharacterized protein LOC132632816 isoform X2 translates to MDSSTANSVSNSPISSVAQSPPPQQHQEVKVSSPIVPQDSKEEVVKDPVSDLESQQIEKFKRYEVEARRHLMSKYFSDKTIFGGNIFDVKMTIDGEQVKVSRFPGYQSYADPANFNDDSGSNSVSTVETPTPSANGQQPS